The Thalassotalea psychrophila genome window below encodes:
- a CDS encoding S9 family peptidase encodes MKYPLIVASVSVFLTACASNDSAPQNSGSAANNVAMTVPVKGEAVKAPDLNQVITLEKVMSDPDWFARSPSSWYWGDDNETVFYKQKRLGNPVKDLFKKSISIDGNGNKVAYSDMHVAADDGAVLSPDGKQELYTFKGNVFVKNIATQAVTQLTYTSAVESQAIFLTDGRVSYRVSNVFYAHDVKNNQVRELANLKMIDTPGGKKSEQTYIAQEQEKLIDYVALQKRNSALKADEASKMRSENKTIATSIFYFGAGKKVVQAQLSPNAQMMVVSVAKSDSWSNAGDIMPNYITSDATIDPQKVRRRVSDNRQYKEDVYLLDLVNDAQYLLGYETLPGYDEDVLASVKTENFKREGKEYKSEKSPRNIHLMYNSIQWHKDSNQVAIMMEAWDNKDRWIATIDFDNKKFVSQHRLHDDAWINWDFNDYGWFDESETLYYLSEESGYGHLYVKPVDGKAKALTSGSYEVRQLTKTADEDSFYFQANKSHPGIYEIYNVTVDDATVAAVTDLGGNNSYSLSPDESKLLIEHSTTTMPPELYVQDVQIDAEAIRLTHTVTEEFLSMPWTAPTIVEVPSSHTKQGVFSRVYQPVPTDGASAAVQGKAVMFVHGAGYLQNSHLGWSGYFREFMFHSMLVQKGYTVIDMDYRASKGYGRDWRTAIYRHMGKPEVEDMLDGVNWLVDNANVDRKRVGVYGGSYGGFLTLMSMFTEPEVFQAGSALRLVSDWTSYNHGYTSNILNTPEDDKIAYERSSPIYFAEGLEKPLLINAPMVDDNVFFQDSVRLVQRLIELEKQDFETAIYPVEPHGFVQPSSWLDEYRRIFKLFENNL; translated from the coding sequence ATGAAATATCCATTAATTGTAGCATCAGTAAGTGTGTTTTTAACCGCTTGTGCTTCCAATGATAGTGCTCCACAAAACAGCGGTAGTGCTGCGAATAATGTTGCTATGACGGTTCCTGTAAAAGGTGAAGCAGTTAAAGCTCCAGACTTAAACCAAGTGATTACCCTTGAAAAAGTAATGTCAGATCCTGATTGGTTTGCACGCTCTCCTTCATCTTGGTACTGGGGCGATGATAACGAGACGGTGTTTTACAAACAAAAACGTTTAGGTAACCCTGTTAAAGATTTATTTAAGAAATCTATCAGTATTGACGGTAATGGTAATAAAGTCGCTTATAGTGATATGCATGTTGCTGCCGATGACGGGGCGGTATTAAGCCCAGATGGTAAGCAAGAGTTGTATACGTTTAAGGGTAATGTCTTTGTAAAAAATATTGCTACGCAAGCTGTCACTCAATTAACTTATACATCGGCAGTAGAAAGCCAAGCGATTTTCTTAACTGATGGCCGTGTTAGTTACCGTGTTAGTAATGTATTTTATGCCCACGATGTAAAAAACAACCAAGTTCGTGAACTCGCGAATTTGAAAATGATTGATACTCCTGGTGGTAAAAAAAGCGAGCAAACCTACATTGCTCAGGAGCAAGAAAAGCTAATTGATTACGTGGCTTTGCAAAAACGTAATTCTGCTTTAAAGGCTGATGAAGCTAGCAAAATGCGTAGTGAAAATAAGACTATTGCCACTTCTATATTTTATTTCGGCGCGGGTAAAAAAGTAGTACAAGCGCAATTATCCCCTAATGCACAGATGATGGTGGTTAGTGTCGCTAAATCTGATTCGTGGAGTAATGCTGGCGATATCATGCCAAATTACATCACTAGCGATGCCACAATTGACCCTCAAAAAGTTCGTCGTCGTGTTTCTGATAACCGTCAATATAAAGAAGATGTGTATTTATTAGATTTAGTAAACGATGCACAATATTTATTAGGTTATGAGACTCTACCTGGCTATGACGAAGATGTACTAGCGTCAGTTAAAACTGAAAACTTTAAGCGTGAAGGTAAAGAATACAAGTCTGAAAAATCACCGCGTAATATTCATTTAATGTATAACAGCATCCAATGGCATAAAGATTCAAACCAGGTTGCCATTATGATGGAAGCGTGGGACAACAAAGACCGATGGATCGCGACTATCGACTTTGACAATAAAAAGTTTGTTAGCCAACATCGTTTACATGATGATGCTTGGATAAACTGGGATTTTAATGACTACGGTTGGTTTGATGAAAGCGAAACGCTTTATTACCTATCAGAAGAGTCTGGTTATGGTCACCTTTACGTAAAACCAGTTGATGGTAAAGCGAAAGCGTTAACCTCTGGCAGCTATGAAGTACGTCAGTTAACAAAAACAGCTGATGAAGACAGCTTTTATTTTCAAGCGAATAAATCACATCCTGGAATTTATGAGATTTATAACGTAACAGTTGATGATGCGACAGTTGCAGCGGTTACCGATTTAGGTGGTAATAACAGTTATTCATTATCGCCGGATGAATCTAAGCTATTAATTGAACACTCAACAACAACTATGCCACCTGAGCTTTACGTGCAAGATGTTCAAATTGATGCTGAGGCAATTCGTTTAACACATACTGTAACTGAAGAGTTTTTAAGTATGCCATGGACCGCGCCAACAATAGTTGAAGTACCATCCTCGCATACCAAACAAGGCGTTTTCTCTAGAGTTTACCAGCCAGTACCTACAGATGGCGCAAGTGCCGCCGTGCAAGGTAAAGCTGTTATGTTTGTACATGGTGCGGGTTACTTACAAAACTCACACTTAGGTTGGTCGGGTTATTTCCGTGAGTTTATGTTCCACTCAATGTTAGTGCAAAAAGGCTATACCGTTATCGATATGGATTACCGTGCATCGAAAGGTTACGGCCGTGATTGGCGTACCGCTATTTATCGCCACATGGGTAAACCTGAAGTGGAAGACATGCTTGATGGTGTTAATTGGTTAGTTGACAATGCCAATGTCGATAGAAAGCGAGTGGGTGTTTACGGTGGGTCTTATGGTGGTTTCTTAACGTTAATGAGTATGTTTACCGAGCCAGAAGTATTCCAAGCAGGCTCTGCACTACGTTTAGTGTCTGATTGGACATCATATAACCATGGCTATACGTCAAACATTTTGAATACACCTGAAGATGACAAAATTGCCTACGAGCGTAGTTCACCAATTTATTTTGCCGAAGGTTTAGAAAAACCATTATTGATAAATGCACCAATGGTTGATGATAACGTGTTCTTCCAAGACTCTGTACGTTTAGTACAACGTTTAATTGAGCTTGAAAAACAAGATTTTGAAACTGCAATCTACCCAGTAGAGCCACACGGTTTTGTGCAACCAAGCAGTTGGTTAGATGAATACCGCAGAATATTTAAGTTGTTTGAAAACAATTTATAA
- a CDS encoding YgiQ family radical SAM protein: MIPLPKTELFEYPKYWAECYGSAPFFPMSRKEMDELGWDSCDIILVSGDAYVDHPSFGMAIIGRMLESQGFRVGMIAQPDWHSKDAFMTLGKPNLFFGVTAGNMDSMINRYTAERRMRHDDAYTPNNEGGKRPDRAVTAYTQRCKEAYKGVPVIIGGIEASLRRISHYDYWSDKVRRSVLFDAKADILIYGNAERPLVEVAHRIARGEDVKNITDVRGTAFLSKTALPGWRGVDSRSIDRPGKIDPIASPYQDMTPSNCDKADEITDSGVTIISAKNNANESKVDITKDAVPIQISDYQNKTWDKKYKPWEKTYVKLPSYEQVSVNKMLYAHASRIFHQEVNPASARALVQSHGDRIIWLNPPALPLSEEEMDGVFALPYARVPHPSYGNAKIPAYDMIKTSINIMRGCFGGCSFCSITEHEGRIIQSRSQQSIIDEIEDIRDKVPGFTGVISDLGGPTANMYQLRCKSPKAEATCRRPSCVWPDICGHMDTDHTPTIELYRKARKVKGIKKILIASGVRYDLAIRDPEYVKELASHHVGGYLKIAPEHTEDGPLAKMMKPGMGSYHKFKEMFDHYSKLAGKKQFLIPYFISAHPGTTDKDMVNLALWLKENNFKLDQVQNFYPSPLANATTIYHTEVDSLNKIRKEGTAVPVPKGTIQRRLHKAILRYHDPANWPIIRAALTKMGLARKLIGSGPQCLVPVETRSEKNMSYQKGKNNASGHKTSPGQQRKKGNSYGKKPAQKGLTRFSNDQFKKPKKKPAR, from the coding sequence ATGATCCCATTACCAAAAACAGAATTGTTCGAATATCCTAAATATTGGGCAGAATGCTACGGCTCAGCACCATTTTTTCCTATGTCTAGAAAAGAGATGGATGAATTAGGATGGGACAGTTGTGACATTATTTTAGTTAGTGGTGATGCCTATGTTGATCACCCTTCGTTTGGTATGGCAATAATTGGTCGGATGCTTGAATCACAAGGTTTTCGTGTGGGTATGATCGCACAACCTGATTGGCATTCAAAAGATGCATTCATGACTTTAGGTAAACCTAACTTATTTTTTGGTGTTACTGCCGGCAATATGGACTCAATGATCAATCGTTACACCGCCGAGCGTCGTATGCGCCATGATGATGCATATACACCTAACAACGAAGGTGGCAAACGCCCAGACAGAGCAGTAACAGCATACACTCAACGCTGCAAAGAAGCCTATAAAGGTGTTCCCGTAATTATTGGCGGTATTGAAGCGAGTTTACGCCGTATTTCTCATTACGATTACTGGTCTGACAAAGTTCGCCGTAGTGTCTTATTTGACGCTAAAGCAGACATCTTAATATATGGTAATGCCGAACGCCCATTAGTTGAAGTAGCACATCGCATTGCTCGTGGCGAAGATGTAAAAAATATCACCGATGTACGTGGTACTGCGTTTTTGAGTAAAACCGCACTACCAGGATGGCGTGGTGTAGATTCTCGTAGCATTGACAGACCAGGAAAAATTGATCCTATTGCTAGCCCATACCAAGACATGACGCCAAGCAATTGTGACAAGGCTGACGAAATAACAGACTCTGGTGTTACTATTATTAGTGCAAAAAATAATGCTAATGAGAGTAAAGTAGACATAACTAAAGACGCTGTTCCGATTCAAATTAGCGACTACCAAAATAAAACTTGGGATAAAAAATATAAACCTTGGGAAAAAACCTACGTTAAGTTACCAAGCTATGAACAAGTAAGCGTAAACAAAATGCTCTACGCTCATGCTTCACGTATATTCCATCAAGAAGTAAACCCAGCGAGTGCTCGTGCATTAGTACAAAGTCATGGCGACAGAATTATTTGGTTAAATCCGCCAGCCCTACCATTATCTGAAGAAGAAATGGATGGTGTGTTTGCTTTACCCTACGCGCGTGTACCTCACCCTAGTTATGGTAATGCTAAAATACCCGCTTATGACATGATCAAAACGTCAATAAACATTATGCGTGGTTGCTTTGGTGGTTGCTCATTCTGTTCAATTACCGAGCATGAAGGTCGTATAATTCAATCGCGTTCACAACAATCAATAATTGATGAAATTGAAGATATTAGAGATAAAGTACCAGGCTTTACTGGGGTTATTTCTGATTTAGGTGGCCCTACGGCAAACATGTATCAGCTGCGCTGTAAAAGCCCGAAGGCAGAGGCGACATGTCGCCGTCCTTCATGTGTATGGCCTGATATTTGTGGCCACATGGACACCGATCATACTCCTACTATCGAACTTTACCGTAAAGCTCGTAAAGTTAAAGGCATTAAAAAAATCCTTATTGCTTCTGGTGTTCGTTACGATTTAGCAATTCGCGATCCTGAATACGTAAAAGAATTAGCCAGTCATCATGTTGGCGGCTATTTAAAAATTGCGCCAGAGCATACTGAAGACGGCCCATTAGCAAAAATGATGAAACCAGGTATGGGCTCGTACCATAAGTTTAAAGAAATGTTTGATCATTACTCTAAACTGGCCGGTAAAAAACAGTTTTTAATTCCGTACTTTATCTCAGCGCATCCAGGCACCACCGACAAAGATATGGTGAACTTGGCATTATGGCTGAAAGAAAACAATTTTAAGCTTGATCAAGTGCAAAATTTTTATCCATCACCTTTGGCAAATGCAACAACCATTTACCATACCGAAGTTGATTCTCTGAATAAGATCAGAAAAGAAGGTACTGCGGTCCCCGTACCTAAAGGTACTATTCAGCGCCGTTTGCACAAGGCAATATTGCGTTATCACGATCCGGCAAATTGGCCAATTATCCGTGCCGCATTAACTAAAATGGGCTTAGCACGTAAGTTAATTGGTAGTGGTCCACAATGTTTAGTACCTGTTGAGACTCGTAGTGAAAAAAATATGAGTTATCAAAAGGGTAAAAATAACGCCTCCGGTCATAAAACCTCGCCTGGCCAACAGCGTAAAAAAGGTAATTCTTACGGCAAAAAGCCTGCTCAAAAAGGTTTAACTCGTTTTAGTAACGATCAGTTTAAAAAGCCGAAAAAGAAGCCTGCACGCTAA
- a CDS encoding ABC-F family ATPase: MISTANITMQFGAKPLFENISVKFGGGNRFGLIGANGCGKSTFMKILGGDLEQSGGTVSIDVNERVGKLRQDQFAYEEYSVVDTVIMGHTELWAIKEERDRIYSLPEMSEEEGMRVADLETEFAEMDGYTAESRAGELLLGLGIPVSQHFGPMSDVAPGWKLRVLLAQALFSDPDILLLDEPTNNLDIHTIQWLEDILNERESTMIIISHDRHFLNSVCTHMADLDYGELRVYAGNYDQYMLAATQARATLMAGNDKKKAQITELQDFVRRFSANASKAKQATSRAKQLDKIKLDEVKASSRVTPFIRFDQEKKLFRNSLVIENLNKSFDDNHVLKNINLMAEVGEKIAIIGENGIGKTTFLRTLMGEVEYMPETGSAKWSENAQIAYYAQDHATDFENDMTLFDWMSQWRSEGDDEQVIRGYLGRLLFSADDIYKSVKVLSGGEQGRMLFGKMMMQKPNILVMDEPTNHMDMESIEALNMALEKYEGTLVFVSHDREFVSTLATRVIELTKDGYVDFAGTYEEYLKSQA, encoded by the coding sequence TTGATCTCAACAGCTAATATCACCATGCAGTTTGGTGCAAAACCTTTATTTGAAAACATTTCTGTTAAATTTGGTGGTGGTAACCGCTTTGGTTTAATTGGTGCTAACGGTTGTGGTAAATCAACCTTTATGAAAATTTTAGGTGGTGACCTAGAGCAATCTGGCGGTACTGTTTCTATAGACGTTAACGAACGTGTTGGTAAATTACGCCAAGATCAATTCGCTTATGAGGAATACTCTGTAGTAGACACGGTTATTATGGGTCATACCGAGTTATGGGCAATAAAAGAAGAGCGTGACCGTATTTACTCATTACCAGAGATGAGTGAAGAAGAAGGTATGCGTGTTGCTGATTTAGAAACTGAATTTGCTGAGATGGACGGTTACACTGCTGAAAGCCGTGCCGGTGAGTTATTGCTAGGTCTAGGTATTCCGGTAAGCCAACATTTCGGCCCTATGAGTGATGTAGCTCCTGGCTGGAAACTTCGTGTACTTTTAGCGCAAGCATTATTCTCTGATCCAGATATCTTACTTTTAGATGAGCCTACCAACAACTTGGACATTCACACCATCCAATGGTTAGAAGACATTTTAAACGAACGTGAATCAACCATGATCATCATCTCGCATGATAGACATTTCTTAAACAGTGTTTGTACGCACATGGCTGATTTAGATTACGGTGAACTACGTGTTTACGCAGGTAACTACGACCAGTATATGTTGGCTGCAACTCAAGCTCGCGCCACTTTAATGGCCGGCAATGATAAAAAGAAAGCTCAAATTACAGAGCTACAAGACTTTGTACGTCGTTTCTCGGCAAATGCTTCAAAAGCGAAACAAGCTACGTCACGAGCGAAGCAATTAGATAAAATTAAACTTGATGAAGTGAAAGCTTCAAGCCGAGTAACACCGTTTATCCGTTTCGACCAAGAAAAGAAATTGTTCCGAAACTCATTAGTGATTGAAAATTTAAACAAGAGTTTTGACGACAATCACGTACTTAAAAATATTAATTTAATGGCTGAAGTTGGTGAAAAAATTGCTATTATCGGTGAGAACGGTATCGGTAAAACCACGTTCTTACGTACCTTAATGGGTGAAGTTGAATACATGCCAGAAACAGGATCGGCAAAATGGTCTGAAAATGCGCAAATAGCTTACTACGCGCAAGACCATGCAACTGATTTTGAAAACGACATGACTTTATTTGACTGGATGAGTCAATGGCGTAGTGAAGGCGATGATGAACAAGTGATTCGTGGTTACCTAGGTCGCCTGCTGTTTTCAGCTGATGATATTTATAAGTCAGTTAAAGTTCTTTCTGGTGGTGAACAAGGTCGCATGTTGTTTGGTAAAATGATGATGCAAAAACCAAACATTTTAGTAATGGATGAGCCAACCAACCACATGGATATGGAATCAATTGAAGCATTAAACATGGCACTTGAGAAATACGAAGGTACTTTGGTATTTGTTTCACATGACCGTGAGTTTGTATCAACACTTGCTACTCGTGTTATCGAGTTAACAAAAGATGGATACGTTGATTTTGCCGGCACGTACGAAGAGTACTTAAAAAGCCAAGCGTAA